A section of the Gracilinanus agilis isolate LMUSP501 unplaced genomic scaffold, AgileGrace unplaced_scaffold54667, whole genome shotgun sequence genome encodes:
- the LOC123255956 gene encoding ankyrin repeat and SOCS box protein 4-like, which yields WWHTGGWADLDSPGTWGGLWGEERPHSCLCSAASPAVQQVLESCHACPLAVEVVVNAYEHIVWTPKWKKAIPEDSLERHGAFYRSLFSVCTNTPRSLMHLSRCAVRRSLLGRCHRAVPLLPVPSPLKSYLLLEPEGLVY from the exons GGTGGTGGCACACGGGGGGCTGGGCCGACCTCGACTCCCCTGGCACATGGGGAGGGCTCTGGGGGGAGGAACGGCCCCATTCTTGTCTCTGCTCTGCAGCGTCTCCTGCTGTCCAACAGGTGCTGGAGTCCTGCCACGCCTGTCCCCTAGCGGTCGAGGTGGTCGTCAATGCCTATGAGCACATCGTGTGGACTCCCAAGTGGAAGAAGGCAATCCCAGAGGACAGCCTGGAG AGGCACGGCGCCTTCTACCGCTCCCTGTTCTCCGTCTGCACCAACACGCCGCGCTCCCTCATGCACCTGTCCAGATGTGCCGTCCGGAGGAGCCTGCTGGGCCGGTGCCACAGGGCCGTCCCGCTGCTGCCCGTGCCCTCGCCCCTCAAGAGCTACCTGCTCCTGGAGCCCGAGGGGCTCGTCTACTGA